The segment CGCTCCCAGATCGATGGCGTGAACGACGGCATCGGGAAAGGCGTCGACATAGGGCACGGTGCTGTTGCCCGACATGCAGCCGAGGTCCAGTATTTTCCGCGGATCCAGGTCGGGGAAATGCTCCTTGAGGAACTTCGCGCCGCTCAGGCCCTTGTCGTCGTTGTAAAGACCGCGCAGACCGCGGCTGTACGCGTACGAGCCGATGTCGGCCCGGGCGCCGGCGTAGACATCGTCGTCTCCCAGCTCCTCGTAGTACGAAAGGGGAACGCAGTGCTGGTGGGACTCCTTCTGGTAATAGGGAATGTCCAGTTCCGGGTCCAGCTCCAGGCTACCCAGCCTGGCTTCGCCGGCAATCTCCCGGAACCTGCGCACCAGGTCCGGCAACTGGCGTTCGACGATGCTGCCGGTGCAGTCCACGTATTGCTCCTGCTGGGAGCGCGAAAGCGCGGTCCACATCTGGTAGAACTCCTGCCGCTCCATCACTTCCCGCACTTCTTCGACGCTCTCCGGTTCGCGTCCGTGCTCGGCGACGAACGCCGGCCTGGCGTCGCGCTCGTAGATCAGTTCATTGCCGGGCTTGAGCACCCTGCGGGCGGCCCCGCTCAGCGACACGAAGAAACTCAGCCTGGATTGCTCCTCCTGAGACATCTCCGGCAGCATGGCGTGGGATCCGGGTTTCTTCATGATTCCTGATTATAGGGTCAGCGTCGGCAGTCGGACCGGCTTGTCAGGAACCCGCGCCCAGCCTGGCCAGGGACAGTTTGTTGATGGGAATCTGGGTGGTCTTCTGCTCGGTGAAGAAGTCGAGGAATTCGCGCACGCCGTCGCGCCCGACACCCGAGGACTTGTAGCCTCCGAACGGGGCGCGCACTTCCCGGACCAGCGGCGTGTTGACCCAGACGGTCCCCGCGCGCAGCGCCTGCGTGACACGGGTAATCGTGTGCAGGTCTTCCGACCACACGTACGCCACCAGCCCGAATTCCGTGTCGTTGGCGATGTCGATGGCCTCGTCGAGGCTGTCATAGACCTGAATCGCGGCGAAGGGTCCGAAAATCTCCTCCTGGCAGACGCGCAAGCCGTTCGAGGGCGCCAGCACCGCCGTGGGCTCGAAGTAGTAACCGGCCTCGAAGCCTTCCGCGCGCTTGCCTCCCGTCAGCAATTCGGCCCCCTCGCCCAGGGCGATTTCCACGTAGGAAAGCACCTTCTCCAGGTGCTCCCTGAACGCCAGCGGGCCCATTTCGCATTCGGGGTGCATCGGATCGCCGAGCCGGACCTGCCGGGCCCTTTCGACGAACCGTTCGATGAAGCGGTCGGCGATGGAGCGATGCACGAGTATCCGCGAACCCGCCAGGCATTGCTGGCCGTTATTGGAATAGATCGCCAGCAGGGCGCCGTCCAGGGCCTGCTCGAAATCGGCCGTCTCGGTGATGATGTTGGCCGATTTGCCGCCCAGCTCCAGCGCCACCGGTGCGAGGTTCCCCGCGGCCGCCGACATGACCGAGCGGCCCGTTTCGGTGCCGCCGGTAAAGGCGACCAGGTCGACCCCGGGGTGCTCGACCAGTGCCGCGCCCGTCACCGGACCGCGGCCGTTCACCAGGTTCACGACGCCCTTGGGCAGGCCCGCCTCGTGCAGGATTTCGACCATCCGGGCCAGCGCCATGGGCGTGTGCTCCGACGGCTTGAGCACGCAGGTGTTGCCGTAGGCGATGCACGGCGCGAGCTTCGCCGTCGCCAGCCCAAGGGGCGAGTTCCAGGGGGCAATCAGGGCCGCGACGCCCACCGGCTCGTGGGTCACCATGGTCAGGAACTTCTTGTCCTGCTGGTAGGTCTGGCCGGCCATCATGCTCAGGCTTTCGGCGAAGAGCTCGAAATTGTCGGTCAGGCGCTTGATCTTTCGTCCCCGGATCGTGCGGATCGGGACGCCCGTATCAAGACACTCCAGCACGGCCAGCTCCTCCGCATTCTCCAGCAGGTGAGAGCGAATCGATTGCAGGACCGCCTTGCGCTCGGGAATGCCCATCTCGGGCCAGGGACCCCGGTCAAAGGCTTCCCGGGCCGCAGTGACCGCGGCATCGACTTCGTTGGCGGCCGCCTCCTCGAGCGTGCCGATGACGTCCTCGGTGGCCGGATAGATGATCGGAATTTCAACGCCCGTGCCCGCGGCCCGTTTTCCATCGATGAAGCACTGCACGCGCTTGGTCACGGCAATCCCTTGCGGCAGCGCCGGTTTCGATTTACCGTTATCTTTCATCTGGAGCGTTCCCGGGTCGGATTCCTGTGGATTATTTCACGGCAGGCGGATGCGGGACAACGGGACCGGGAGCCGGGCGGACAGGAAAGTGCTGAACTACGCATTGAGGCGGCTTCTGGTCGCCATCCCGACACTTTTCGTCATCATCACCGTCTCGTTTTTTCTGATGCGCGTCGCGCCCGGCGGGCCCTTCGACCTGGTTCCGGACCTCGACCCCCAGCTCATGGAGAACCTGCGCAAGGCCTACGATCTGGACAAGCCCCTGTTCGAGCAATTCGCGAACTACCTCGGGCGCCTCGCGCAGGGTGACCTGGGACCGTCGCTGGTGTATCGGGACAAGAACGTCGCCGAACTGATTGCCGAAGGCCTGCCGGTCAGCGCGCAGCTCGGGCTGACCGCCATCGCCGTGGGGCTGTTTTTCGGAATGCTGAGCGGCATCGTAGCCGCCTTGCGCAAGAACACCGCGGCCGATTTCACCGTCATGGCGATTGCAATGACCGGGGTGGCGATTCCCACCTTCGTAACGGCGCCGCTGCTCACGCTGTTTTTCGGCCTGTACCTGGGCTGGTTGCCCATTTCCGGCTGGAACGGCGGGCAATTCGCGCACATCGTCCTCCCCGTTTGCGCATTGGCGCTGCCGTCCATCGCGGGCATCGCGCGCATCACGCGGGGTTCCATGCTGGAGTCGCTGAACGCCCAGTACGTGCGCACGGCGCGGGCCAAGGGCCTTCCCGAGTCGAAAATCATCATCCGGCACGTACTGCGGCCGGCCTGCATGCCGGTCGTCAGCTACCTGGGTCCCGCGATCGCCGGCGCGATGACCGGTTCGGTGGTGATCGAGACGATCTTCGGACTGCCCGGCATCGGGCGCGCCTTCGTGGAGGGCGCACTGAACCGCGACTATTCCCTGATCCTGGGCATCGTCATCGTCTACGCCACGCTGATTATCCTGCTCAACCTGCTGGCCGACATCATCTACGGCTACCTGGATCCCAGGGTCCGTCCGCGATGAGCGGGCCGGCCGCACTCGGACTGCCGGCGGGCGGCGGCGGCGGCGTGAACGCCGTGCAGGGCCGCTCGCTATGGAAAGACGCCATGGCCCGCTTCCGCCGCAACCGCGCGGCCATGGCCGGTCTGTGGGTGCTGGGGGTGATCACGGTGCTGGCCATCCTGGTCCCCGAGTTCTGGCCGAACAGCCTGGATGAGGTGAACTGGGACTACATACAAGCGCCGCCCACCACCGAAAACATGCTCTGGTTCGGCACCGACGTGAACGGGCGCGACATGTTCTCCCGCACGTTCTACGGCGCGCGGATCTCGCTCACGATCGGGGTGCTCACCACGCTGGTGGCGCTGATCATCGGCGTGCTCTACGGCGCCATCGCCGGCTACCGGGGCGGCGCTGTGGGCGACGTCATGATGCGCGTGGTGGACGTGCTGTATTCCCTGCCCACGCTGTTCTTCGTCATCATCCTGGTGACCGTATTCGGCAACAATTTCCTGCTGATCTTCATCTGCATAGGCGCCGTGGAATGGCTGACGCTGGCGCGCATCGTGCGCGGGCAGACACTCTCCATCAGGGAAAAGGAGTACGTGGAATCCGCGCTGGCAGCCGGCCTGTCAACGCCCACGATCCTGCTGAAATACATCATCCCGAACGTGATCGGGCCGGTGATCGTTTACGTGACACTGCTGATTCCCATCAACATCATCGTGGAGAGCTACCTGAGTTTTCTCGGCCTCGGCGTGCAGGAGCCCTTTACGAGCTGGGGACGGCTGATTTCCCAGGGCGCGGACGAGATCGGCACCGCTCCATGGCTGCTCGTCATTCCCGCGGCCTTCCTGGTGATCACCCTTTTCTGCTTCAATTTCATCGGTGACGGCCTGCGCGACTCGCTCGACCCGAAGGACCACCAGCGATGAGTGCGTCTCTGCTGCACTGCGAGAACCTGCACGTGCGCTTCACGACGCAGGACGGAGAGGTCTTTGCCGTAAACGGCGTGGATTTCGATATCCACAAGGGCGATTGCGTCGGCATCGTGGGTGAATCGGGCTCGGGAAAATCGCAGACCGCCATGGCCGTGCTGGGCCTGCTCGCCGGCAACGGTGTCAGCAGCGGCAGCGTGCGATTCCGGCAGAAGGAAATCCTCAATGCGCCTCCCGAAGAGCTCAACCGGATACGGGGCTCAAAGGTGGCCATGATCTTCCAGGACCCGATGAGCGCGCTGACGCCGTTCATGCGGATCGGCCGGCAACTGTGCGAGGTCCTGCAGGAACACACCAGCCTGAGCCGGGAGCAAATCCGTGCGCGAGTGATGGAAGTGCTGGAGATCGTCCAGATACCCCAACCGAAGCGCCGTTTCGAAATGTATCCGCACCAGTTGTCGGGCGGGCAGCGCCAGCGCGTGATGATCGCCCAGGCGCTCTTGTGCAAACCGGACCTGTTGATCGCGGACGAGCCGACAACGGCGCTGGACCTCACGATTCAGGCGCAGATCCTGGACTTCTTCAAGTCGTTGCGAAAGCGCACGACCATCGTGATCATCACCCATGACCTCGGCGTCGTTGCCGGGCTCTGCAATCGGGTCATCGTGATGTACGCCGGGCGAGTTGTCGAGCAAGGCTCGATCGAGGACATGTTCCTGCGTCCGCGGCATCCCTACACGCGGGCGCTGCTGGCGGCCGTGCCGCGCCCGGACTGGGACCCGGACATGCGCCTTCCGGTCATCGGGGGGCAGCCCCCGACCAGCACCCGCCTGTCCGAGGGCTGCAGTTTCGCTCCGCGCTGCGCCCACGTGGTGGAACGCTGCCGGCGGGAAACGCCCGAACTGCGCGGGCGAGAACACCTGAAGGCCTGTCACCTGGACCTTCCGCCATGAGCAATACGCTGCTCAAGGTCGAGAACCTGAAAGTGTATTTCCCATCGCCGGCGCCGGGCGGTCTCAGGCGCCGCTACGTGCCGCTGAAGGCCGTGGACGACGTCTCGTTCACGGTCGCGGAAGGCGAAACCGTCGGCATAGTGGGCGAATCGGGCTGCGGTAAATCCACGCTGGCGCGGGCCATTCTGCAGCTTATCGAGACCACCGGGGGGCGCATCGTCTGGCAGGGGGAAGACCTCACAAGGCTCGGCCGCAAGGCGATGAACGAGAGGCGCAGGGACCTGGGCGTGGTCTTTCAGGACCCGCTTTCCAGCCTCAATCCGCGCATGACCATAGGCAGCATCATCGCCGAACCCCTGCGGCGCTTTCATCCGGAAATGAGCCGCGAGGAAATCAATTCCGCCGTCGTCGAAACGATGCGCGACGTGGGCCTGAACCGCGAGTACGTCAATCGCTATCCCCACGAGTTCAGCGGCGGTCAATGCCAGAGGGTCAGCATCGCCAGGGCCATGATCCTCCGTCCGAAGCTAGTGATCTGCGACGAACCGGTGAGCGCGCTGGACGTGTCGACCCGCACGCAGACCATCAACCTGCTCAAGGAGCTCCAGCGGAAACACGGGATGTCCATCATCTTCATCAGCCACGATCTGTCGGTCGTGCGTATCGTCTGCACGAGAATCATCGTCATGTACCTGGGCCATTTCGTGGAAATCGCCGACCGGGACGCACTGTTCGGCTCGCCGACCCACCCCTACACGAAAGCCTTGCTGAGCGCCATTCCCGTTCCCGACCTGCACTCGCAGGATGACGGCAAGCGCGTGATCCTCAAGGGCGAACTGCCCTCTCCCACCGAACCGCCGTCCGGATGCGTGTTCCGGACCCGCTGCCCGATCGCCACCAACTACTGCATCAAGCGCGAGCCGATTCTTGCGCCGCGCGACAACGGGGCGCGCGTGGCCTGCCACCACGTCTGATGCGGGTACAGCGAATACGCCCATGAATTCGAACAACGGGAGCGGCGGCGCGGCGCTGGATTCGGGCCAGGCCCTGATGATGCAGGTCGGACCGCTGCTGGAGTGGCTGGGCGGCATTGAGCTGGCCGAAACGCCGCAGGTTGAGGAGAAGGCCCGGCTGCTGCTGGTCGACACGCTGGCCTGTGCGGTTTCGGGGCTGGGTAAAACGGAACCGGCGGCGCTGGCGGCGGAACTGGCCCGGATTGCGCCCGGCCCGGTTCTGCTGCCGGGAACGAAAAAGGGCCTGGCGCCGTCGGAAGCGGCTTTTGTCCTGGCCCTGGCCGCCTGCTGGGACGAGGCTTGTGAAGGTCTCGCCAGGGCGCACGGCCGTCCCGGGCTGCACGCGGTCGCTTCCGCCGCCGCCTTGGGCAGCGCGCTCCAGTCAACGCTCGGGGAAGTTCTGCAGGCCGTTGTCTTCGGTTATGAGATCGGCGGGCGTTTTGGCGAAGCCCTTCGGGTTCGCCCGGGCATGCATGTGGACGGCGGCTGGGGATCGCTTGCCGGCGCGGCGGCCGCCTCGCGGTTGCTGGATGCAAATATCGAGACGTCGCAGCACGCTCTGGCGATGGCAGCCTGTCAGATGCCCTGCAGCCTGTACCTGCCGGTCGCCGAAGGCTGCACGGCGCGCAACACCTATGCGGCCCACGCCGCCGCCATGGGAATCTTCTACGCGAAATCGGCAATCGCGGGCATCACCGCGCCTCCGGGCGCGTTCGACACCGCCGGCGCCCTGAACTTCGATGCTGAAAAGACGGACGTCTCTCCGCTGGAGGCTACAGAGGACTTCTACATCCTCGAGGGGTACCTCAAACCCTATGCCGCGGTGCGCCATGTGCACTATGGAGTGGCCTGCGCCGAGCTGTGGCGACGGGACAATCCCGGCGCCGATCCCGGCGAAATCGACGCCATCGAACTTGAGACTTACCAGGAAGCCGTGACCTATTGCGGCAACAGGCGTCCGCGCACGGCGATACAGGCCCAGTTCAGCCTGACATACGGCCTGGCGTACGCACTGCGAACCGGCAACCTGACTCCCGATGCCT is part of the Gammaproteobacteria bacterium genome and harbors:
- a CDS encoding class I SAM-dependent methyltransferase; this translates as MKKPGSHAMLPEMSQEEQSRLSFFVSLSGAARRVLKPGNELIYERDARPAFVAEHGREPESVEEVREVMERQEFYQMWTALSRSQQEQYVDCTGSIVERQLPDLVRRFREIAGEARLGSLELDPELDIPYYQKESHQHCVPLSYYEELGDDDVYAGARADIGSYAYSRGLRGLYNDDKGLSGAKFLKEHFPDLDPRKILDLGCMSGNSTVPYVDAFPDAVVHAIDLGAPQLRYAHARAESMGKRVHFSQQNAESMKFEDGSFDLVVSHILFHETSRQAILNILREVKRVLKPDGVFLHVEVPVRRDTPFAQFLANWDSWHNNEPFWGILARTDVRALAMEAGFDEERIFDRPVYSQAPGGVFRKGDGWWGFGARK
- a CDS encoding aldehyde dehydrogenase produces the protein MKDNGKSKPALPQGIAVTKRVQCFIDGKRAAGTGVEIPIIYPATEDVIGTLEEAAANEVDAAVTAAREAFDRGPWPEMGIPERKAVLQSIRSHLLENAEELAVLECLDTGVPIRTIRGRKIKRLTDNFELFAESLSMMAGQTYQQDKKFLTMVTHEPVGVAALIAPWNSPLGLATAKLAPCIAYGNTCVLKPSEHTPMALARMVEILHEAGLPKGVVNLVNGRGPVTGAALVEHPGVDLVAFTGGTETGRSVMSAAAGNLAPVALELGGKSANIITETADFEQALDGALLAIYSNNGQQCLAGSRILVHRSIADRFIERFVERARQVRLGDPMHPECEMGPLAFREHLEKVLSYVEIALGEGAELLTGGKRAEGFEAGYYFEPTAVLAPSNGLRVCQEEIFGPFAAIQVYDSLDEAIDIANDTEFGLVAYVWSEDLHTITRVTQALRAGTVWVNTPLVREVRAPFGGYKSSGVGRDGVREFLDFFTEQKTTQIPINKLSLARLGAGS
- the oppB gene encoding oligopeptide ABC transporter permease OppB, with amino-acid sequence MLNYALRRLLVAIPTLFVIITVSFFLMRVAPGGPFDLVPDLDPQLMENLRKAYDLDKPLFEQFANYLGRLAQGDLGPSLVYRDKNVAELIAEGLPVSAQLGLTAIAVGLFFGMLSGIVAALRKNTAADFTVMAIAMTGVAIPTFVTAPLLTLFFGLYLGWLPISGWNGGQFAHIVLPVCALALPSIAGIARITRGSMLESLNAQYVRTARAKGLPESKIIIRHVLRPACMPVVSYLGPAIAGAMTGSVVIETIFGLPGIGRAFVEGALNRDYSLILGIVIVYATLIILLNLLADIIYGYLDPRVRPR
- a CDS encoding ABC transporter permease subunit; its protein translation is MSGPAALGLPAGGGGGVNAVQGRSLWKDAMARFRRNRAAMAGLWVLGVITVLAILVPEFWPNSLDEVNWDYIQAPPTTENMLWFGTDVNGRDMFSRTFYGARISLTIGVLTTLVALIIGVLYGAIAGYRGGAVGDVMMRVVDVLYSLPTLFFVIILVTVFGNNFLLIFICIGAVEWLTLARIVRGQTLSIREKEYVESALAAGLSTPTILLKYIIPNVIGPVIVYVTLLIPINIIVESYLSFLGLGVQEPFTSWGRLISQGADEIGTAPWLLVIPAAFLVITLFCFNFIGDGLRDSLDPKDHQR
- a CDS encoding ABC transporter ATP-binding protein: MSASLLHCENLHVRFTTQDGEVFAVNGVDFDIHKGDCVGIVGESGSGKSQTAMAVLGLLAGNGVSSGSVRFRQKEILNAPPEELNRIRGSKVAMIFQDPMSALTPFMRIGRQLCEVLQEHTSLSREQIRARVMEVLEIVQIPQPKRRFEMYPHQLSGGQRQRVMIAQALLCKPDLLIADEPTTALDLTIQAQILDFFKSLRKRTTIVIITHDLGVVAGLCNRVIVMYAGRVVEQGSIEDMFLRPRHPYTRALLAAVPRPDWDPDMRLPVIGGQPPTSTRLSEGCSFAPRCAHVVERCRRETPELRGREHLKACHLDLPP
- a CDS encoding ATP-binding cassette domain-containing protein gives rise to the protein MSNTLLKVENLKVYFPSPAPGGLRRRYVPLKAVDDVSFTVAEGETVGIVGESGCGKSTLARAILQLIETTGGRIVWQGEDLTRLGRKAMNERRRDLGVVFQDPLSSLNPRMTIGSIIAEPLRRFHPEMSREEINSAVVETMRDVGLNREYVNRYPHEFSGGQCQRVSIARAMILRPKLVICDEPVSALDVSTRTQTINLLKELQRKHGMSIIFISHDLSVVRIVCTRIIVMYLGHFVEIADRDALFGSPTHPYTKALLSAIPVPDLHSQDDGKRVILKGELPSPTEPPSGCVFRTRCPIATNYCIKREPILAPRDNGARVACHHV
- a CDS encoding MmgE/PrpD family protein — translated: MNSNNGSGGAALDSGQALMMQVGPLLEWLGGIELAETPQVEEKARLLLVDTLACAVSGLGKTEPAALAAELARIAPGPVLLPGTKKGLAPSEAAFVLALAACWDEACEGLARAHGRPGLHAVASAAALGSALQSTLGEVLQAVVFGYEIGGRFGEALRVRPGMHVDGGWGSLAGAAAASRLLDANIETSQHALAMAACQMPCSLYLPVAEGCTARNTYAAHAAAMGIFYAKSAIAGITAPPGAFDTAGALNFDAEKTDVSPLEATEDFYILEGYLKPYAAVRHVHYGVACAELWRRDNPGADPGEIDAIELETYQEAVTYCGNRRPRTAIQAQFSLTYGLAYALRTGNLTPDAYLPEALEDAEQQELERKIRVTVSPDITDRGAVLHVRAGGHSESYRVESIAGDIDRPMSTGQVIAKAREYMTPVIGAEKSRRIIDAILNGTLDSRFTL